A section of the Falco peregrinus isolate bFalPer1 chromosome 3, bFalPer1.pri, whole genome shotgun sequence genome encodes:
- the LOC101914401 gene encoding lethal(3)malignant brain tumor-like protein 3 isoform X3, whose amino-acid sequence MPAAPLKLFREYQSFPQGRNGFKVGMKLEGLDPEHPSQFCVLTVAEVQGYRMRLHFDGYPECYDFWVNADSSDIHPVGWCEKTSHKLLPPKGFKEGEFNWTSYLKNCKAQAAPKSLFKTLGTPVTPSGFRLGMKLEAVDKKNPSLMCVATITDMVDNRLLIHFDNWDESYDYWCEASSPYIRPVGYCQETGTPLTTPPGYKDTKAFSWEKYLEETNSQAAPARAFKLRPAHGFQVDMKLEAVDRRNPILIRVATIVDKDDHRIKIHFDGWDHNYDFWVDADSPDVHPVGWCAKTGHALQVPLGAVDRVGTVGQACPTPGCHGIGHVRGPRYGTHYTLVGCPYSDVNLSRENVLQDRLSGERPSPSNSMQKAKKLETSAPFLLGAGESSQDDSPQSRKSAQDSEKSCQSSVHSLSEQSENNQERDWVEEDSSGDIKAKPKKLGCSHAYIKFQLVKQESNGKDSDLDLQQALHQSIFMPSLASNPTHRLHLCWEQHCKLLPEVSGLTAKHVAKWTVEEVVSFIQRLPGCKEQASVFREEQIDGEAFLLLNQSDIVKILSIKLGPALKIYNAILMFKSAEDN is encoded by the exons ATGCCAGCTGCTCCCCTAAAACTGTTCAGAGAG tatcaGTCATTCCCACAAGGACGAAATGGATTTAAAGTTGGAATGAAATTGGAAGGGCTGGATCCTGAACATCCCTCTCAATTTTGTGTTCTCACAGTGGCTGAG GTACAAGGGTACAGAATGCGATTACACTTCGATGGTTATCCAGAGTGCTATGACTTCTGGGTTAATGCTGATTCCTCAGACATCCATCCTGTTGGCTGGTGTGAAAAAACAAGTCATAAGCTGCTCCCCCCTaaag GTTTCAAGGAGGGTGAATTTAATTGGACTTCCTATTTGAAAAATTGCAAAGCTCAAGCAGCTCCAAAAAGCCTTTTTAAGACCCTCGGCACT CCTGTCACACCGTCTGGTTTTCGTCTGGGAATGAAACTAGAGGCAGTGGACAAGAAGAATCCATCGCTAATGTGTGTCGCAACTATCACAGACATGGTGGATAACCGCCTGCTAATTCATTTCGACAACTGGGATGAGAGCTACGACTACTG GTGTGAAGCTAGCAGCCCATATATTCGTCCTGTTGGCTACTGCCAAGAAACTGGAACCCCACTGACAACACCACCTG GATACAAGGATACCAAAGCCTTCTCATGGGAGAAATACTTGGAAGAAACTAAttcccaggcagccccagcaagAGCATTCAAACTG CGTCCTGCTCACGGATTCCAAGTTGATATGAAGTTAGAGGCTGTGGACAGAAGAAATCCCATCTTGATAAGAGTGGCAACAATCGTTGACAAAGACGACCATCGCATTAAG ATACATTTTGATGGTTGGGACCATAATTATGATTTCTGGGTCGATGCGGACAGCCCTGATGTTCATCCAGTAGGCTGGTGTGCAAAAACTGGACATGCTTTGCAAGTCCCTCTAG GTGCTGTTGATCGGGTGGGAACAGTAGGACAAGCATGTCCTACTCCAGGCTGCCATGGTATCGGTCATGTCAGGGGGCCACGATATGGAACACATTATAC GTTAGTTGGCTGCCCATACTCTGATGTGAACCTCAGCAGAGAAAACGTGTTACAGGACCGTCTGAGTGGGGAGAGACCTTCCCCTAGCAATAGCATGCAGAAAGCCAAGAAGCTGGAGACTTCTGCCCCATTTCTGTTGGGGGCAGGAGAGTCTTCGCAAGACGACTCTCCACAATCCAG AAAATCTGCACAAGACAGTGAAAAGTCGTGTCAAAGCAGTGTTCACAGTCTGTCAGAACAGTCTGAAAACAATCAAGAGAGAGACTGGGTAGAAGAGGATTCCTCTGGAGACATCAAAGCCAAACCGAAAAA GCTTGGGTGTTCACATGCCTATATAAAGTTCCAGCTGGTGAAACAGGAAAGCAATGGAAAAG ACTCTGATTTGGATCTCCAGCAGGCCCTCCACCAGTCCATCTTCATGCCTTCCCTGGCCTCTAACCCGACCCATCGCCTCCAtctctgctgggagcagcactgcAAGCTCTTGCCAGAGGTCTCGGGCCTCACGGCCAAACACGTGGCCAAATGGACTGTGGAAGAG GTGGTAAGCTTTATCCAGCGTTTACCTGGTTGCAAAGAACAAGCATCTGTGTTCAGGGAAGAG CAGATAGATGGTGAGGCCTTCCTGCTCCTGAACCAGAGCGACATAGTTAAAATACTCAGTATCAAGCTGGGTCCTGCCCTGAAGATCTACAATGCCATTCTCATGTTCAAGTCTGCAGAAGACAACTGA
- the LOC101914401 gene encoding lethal(3)malignant brain tumor-like protein 3 isoform X1, translating to MDCFENGKFCTQMGSQQHRDSDTRDIPDDCRNRGNSRNLNTSSGCQVNEADRPVKRLRRKRRLLLESEDDEENADEDEEKNKSNNMKSRRNTKPIKQVVPGKKKVWNWVSYLEDERMPAAPLKLFREYQSFPQGRNGFKVGMKLEGLDPEHPSQFCVLTVAEVQGYRMRLHFDGYPECYDFWVNADSSDIHPVGWCEKTSHKLLPPKGFKEGEFNWTSYLKNCKAQAAPKSLFKTLGTPVTPSGFRLGMKLEAVDKKNPSLMCVATITDMVDNRLLIHFDNWDESYDYWCEASSPYIRPVGYCQETGTPLTTPPGYKDTKAFSWEKYLEETNSQAAPARAFKLRPAHGFQVDMKLEAVDRRNPILIRVATIVDKDDHRIKIHFDGWDHNYDFWVDADSPDVHPVGWCAKTGHALQVPLGAVDRVGTVGQACPTPGCHGIGHVRGPRYGTHYTLVGCPYSDVNLSRENVLQDRLSGERPSPSNSMQKAKKLETSAPFLLGAGESSQDDSPQSRKSAQDSEKSCQSSVHSLSEQSENNQERDWVEEDSSGDIKAKPKKLGCSHAYIKFQLVKQESNGKDSDLDLQQALHQSIFMPSLASNPTHRLHLCWEQHCKLLPEVSGLTAKHVAKWTVEEVVSFIQRLPGCKEQASVFREEQIDGEAFLLLNQSDIVKILSIKLGPALKIYNAILMFKSAEDN from the exons ATGGATTGTTTTGAGAATGGAAAGTTTTGTACTCAGAtgggctcccagcagcacagggacag TGATACCAGAGACATTCCAGATGATTGCAGAAACAGGGGAAATAGTAGAAATCTTAACACCAGCAGTGGCTGTCAGGTGAATGAGGCTGACAGACCTGTCAAACGTctcagaaggaagagaagactGCTTCTGGAGTCTGAAGATGATGAGGAAAATGCAGATGAGGATGAG GAGAAGAATAAATCAAATAATATGAAAAGCCGCAGAAACACTAAACCAATAAAACAAG TTGTTCCTGGAAAGAAGAAGGTATGGAACTGGGTTTCCTACTTAGAAGACGAACGGATGCCAGCTGCTCCCCTAAAACTGTTCAGAGAG tatcaGTCATTCCCACAAGGACGAAATGGATTTAAAGTTGGAATGAAATTGGAAGGGCTGGATCCTGAACATCCCTCTCAATTTTGTGTTCTCACAGTGGCTGAG GTACAAGGGTACAGAATGCGATTACACTTCGATGGTTATCCAGAGTGCTATGACTTCTGGGTTAATGCTGATTCCTCAGACATCCATCCTGTTGGCTGGTGTGAAAAAACAAGTCATAAGCTGCTCCCCCCTaaag GTTTCAAGGAGGGTGAATTTAATTGGACTTCCTATTTGAAAAATTGCAAAGCTCAAGCAGCTCCAAAAAGCCTTTTTAAGACCCTCGGCACT CCTGTCACACCGTCTGGTTTTCGTCTGGGAATGAAACTAGAGGCAGTGGACAAGAAGAATCCATCGCTAATGTGTGTCGCAACTATCACAGACATGGTGGATAACCGCCTGCTAATTCATTTCGACAACTGGGATGAGAGCTACGACTACTG GTGTGAAGCTAGCAGCCCATATATTCGTCCTGTTGGCTACTGCCAAGAAACTGGAACCCCACTGACAACACCACCTG GATACAAGGATACCAAAGCCTTCTCATGGGAGAAATACTTGGAAGAAACTAAttcccaggcagccccagcaagAGCATTCAAACTG CGTCCTGCTCACGGATTCCAAGTTGATATGAAGTTAGAGGCTGTGGACAGAAGAAATCCCATCTTGATAAGAGTGGCAACAATCGTTGACAAAGACGACCATCGCATTAAG ATACATTTTGATGGTTGGGACCATAATTATGATTTCTGGGTCGATGCGGACAGCCCTGATGTTCATCCAGTAGGCTGGTGTGCAAAAACTGGACATGCTTTGCAAGTCCCTCTAG GTGCTGTTGATCGGGTGGGAACAGTAGGACAAGCATGTCCTACTCCAGGCTGCCATGGTATCGGTCATGTCAGGGGGCCACGATATGGAACACATTATAC GTTAGTTGGCTGCCCATACTCTGATGTGAACCTCAGCAGAGAAAACGTGTTACAGGACCGTCTGAGTGGGGAGAGACCTTCCCCTAGCAATAGCATGCAGAAAGCCAAGAAGCTGGAGACTTCTGCCCCATTTCTGTTGGGGGCAGGAGAGTCTTCGCAAGACGACTCTCCACAATCCAG AAAATCTGCACAAGACAGTGAAAAGTCGTGTCAAAGCAGTGTTCACAGTCTGTCAGAACAGTCTGAAAACAATCAAGAGAGAGACTGGGTAGAAGAGGATTCCTCTGGAGACATCAAAGCCAAACCGAAAAA GCTTGGGTGTTCACATGCCTATATAAAGTTCCAGCTGGTGAAACAGGAAAGCAATGGAAAAG ACTCTGATTTGGATCTCCAGCAGGCCCTCCACCAGTCCATCTTCATGCCTTCCCTGGCCTCTAACCCGACCCATCGCCTCCAtctctgctgggagcagcactgcAAGCTCTTGCCAGAGGTCTCGGGCCTCACGGCCAAACACGTGGCCAAATGGACTGTGGAAGAG GTGGTAAGCTTTATCCAGCGTTTACCTGGTTGCAAAGAACAAGCATCTGTGTTCAGGGAAGAG CAGATAGATGGTGAGGCCTTCCTGCTCCTGAACCAGAGCGACATAGTTAAAATACTCAGTATCAAGCTGGGTCCTGCCCTGAAGATCTACAATGCCATTCTCATGTTCAAGTCTGCAGAAGACAACTGA
- the LOC101914401 gene encoding lethal(3)malignant brain tumor-like protein 3 isoform X2, protein MDCFENGKFCTQMGSQQHRDSDTRDIPDDCRNRGNSRNLNTSSGCQVNEADRPVKRLRRKRRLLLESEDDEENADEDEEKNKSNNMKSRRNTKPIKQVVPGKKKVWNWVSYLEDERMPAAPLKLFREVQGYRMRLHFDGYPECYDFWVNADSSDIHPVGWCEKTSHKLLPPKGFKEGEFNWTSYLKNCKAQAAPKSLFKTLGTPVTPSGFRLGMKLEAVDKKNPSLMCVATITDMVDNRLLIHFDNWDESYDYWCEASSPYIRPVGYCQETGTPLTTPPGYKDTKAFSWEKYLEETNSQAAPARAFKLRPAHGFQVDMKLEAVDRRNPILIRVATIVDKDDHRIKIHFDGWDHNYDFWVDADSPDVHPVGWCAKTGHALQVPLGAVDRVGTVGQACPTPGCHGIGHVRGPRYGTHYTLVGCPYSDVNLSRENVLQDRLSGERPSPSNSMQKAKKLETSAPFLLGAGESSQDDSPQSRKSAQDSEKSCQSSVHSLSEQSENNQERDWVEEDSSGDIKAKPKKLGCSHAYIKFQLVKQESNGKDSDLDLQQALHQSIFMPSLASNPTHRLHLCWEQHCKLLPEVSGLTAKHVAKWTVEEVVSFIQRLPGCKEQASVFREEQIDGEAFLLLNQSDIVKILSIKLGPALKIYNAILMFKSAEDN, encoded by the exons ATGGATTGTTTTGAGAATGGAAAGTTTTGTACTCAGAtgggctcccagcagcacagggacag TGATACCAGAGACATTCCAGATGATTGCAGAAACAGGGGAAATAGTAGAAATCTTAACACCAGCAGTGGCTGTCAGGTGAATGAGGCTGACAGACCTGTCAAACGTctcagaaggaagagaagactGCTTCTGGAGTCTGAAGATGATGAGGAAAATGCAGATGAGGATGAG GAGAAGAATAAATCAAATAATATGAAAAGCCGCAGAAACACTAAACCAATAAAACAAG TTGTTCCTGGAAAGAAGAAGGTATGGAACTGGGTTTCCTACTTAGAAGACGAACGGATGCCAGCTGCTCCCCTAAAACTGTTCAGAGAG GTACAAGGGTACAGAATGCGATTACACTTCGATGGTTATCCAGAGTGCTATGACTTCTGGGTTAATGCTGATTCCTCAGACATCCATCCTGTTGGCTGGTGTGAAAAAACAAGTCATAAGCTGCTCCCCCCTaaag GTTTCAAGGAGGGTGAATTTAATTGGACTTCCTATTTGAAAAATTGCAAAGCTCAAGCAGCTCCAAAAAGCCTTTTTAAGACCCTCGGCACT CCTGTCACACCGTCTGGTTTTCGTCTGGGAATGAAACTAGAGGCAGTGGACAAGAAGAATCCATCGCTAATGTGTGTCGCAACTATCACAGACATGGTGGATAACCGCCTGCTAATTCATTTCGACAACTGGGATGAGAGCTACGACTACTG GTGTGAAGCTAGCAGCCCATATATTCGTCCTGTTGGCTACTGCCAAGAAACTGGAACCCCACTGACAACACCACCTG GATACAAGGATACCAAAGCCTTCTCATGGGAGAAATACTTGGAAGAAACTAAttcccaggcagccccagcaagAGCATTCAAACTG CGTCCTGCTCACGGATTCCAAGTTGATATGAAGTTAGAGGCTGTGGACAGAAGAAATCCCATCTTGATAAGAGTGGCAACAATCGTTGACAAAGACGACCATCGCATTAAG ATACATTTTGATGGTTGGGACCATAATTATGATTTCTGGGTCGATGCGGACAGCCCTGATGTTCATCCAGTAGGCTGGTGTGCAAAAACTGGACATGCTTTGCAAGTCCCTCTAG GTGCTGTTGATCGGGTGGGAACAGTAGGACAAGCATGTCCTACTCCAGGCTGCCATGGTATCGGTCATGTCAGGGGGCCACGATATGGAACACATTATAC GTTAGTTGGCTGCCCATACTCTGATGTGAACCTCAGCAGAGAAAACGTGTTACAGGACCGTCTGAGTGGGGAGAGACCTTCCCCTAGCAATAGCATGCAGAAAGCCAAGAAGCTGGAGACTTCTGCCCCATTTCTGTTGGGGGCAGGAGAGTCTTCGCAAGACGACTCTCCACAATCCAG AAAATCTGCACAAGACAGTGAAAAGTCGTGTCAAAGCAGTGTTCACAGTCTGTCAGAACAGTCTGAAAACAATCAAGAGAGAGACTGGGTAGAAGAGGATTCCTCTGGAGACATCAAAGCCAAACCGAAAAA GCTTGGGTGTTCACATGCCTATATAAAGTTCCAGCTGGTGAAACAGGAAAGCAATGGAAAAG ACTCTGATTTGGATCTCCAGCAGGCCCTCCACCAGTCCATCTTCATGCCTTCCCTGGCCTCTAACCCGACCCATCGCCTCCAtctctgctgggagcagcactgcAAGCTCTTGCCAGAGGTCTCGGGCCTCACGGCCAAACACGTGGCCAAATGGACTGTGGAAGAG GTGGTAAGCTTTATCCAGCGTTTACCTGGTTGCAAAGAACAAGCATCTGTGTTCAGGGAAGAG CAGATAGATGGTGAGGCCTTCCTGCTCCTGAACCAGAGCGACATAGTTAAAATACTCAGTATCAAGCTGGGTCCTGCCCTGAAGATCTACAATGCCATTCTCATGTTCAAGTCTGCAGAAGACAACTGA